A genomic segment from Garra rufa chromosome 5, GarRuf1.0, whole genome shotgun sequence encodes:
- the naaladl1 gene encoding aminopeptidase NAALADL1, whose protein sequence is MIKEVLLGVLAAAVTLTVGILLGHFAIDKGSSVPDWVRDASRDVDESIIKKFIDELDTNELRENLRELTKVPHMATTAGDEGTVQFLLKRWQDPATGLDNAWREDYKVYLSFPDKTKPNKVSVANPESTVLFTAREREKPYKPDQEDPEVVQPYAAYSPAGNVKGKLVYANQGKMSDYELLNRTLDLRGTIAITRYGGAGRSTKAINAAKFGVVGLLVYTDPYEMNDGLASESDTYPHSWYLPPTGVERGSYSIDFGDLLTPYLAAKDDTYRIPKEDITGIPPIPTQPIGFEDAERLICELDGDNAPDDWQGSLNCTYKLGGPGFKASSSFNNSNVHLDIYNTESLELSANVMGVIRGTVEPDRYVIYGNHRDSWVHGAIDPSSGTAVMLEISRVLGKMVKEGKWRPRRSIIFGSWGAEEFGLIGSAEYTEEYFSKLSERTVAYINVDISVFANATLRASASPAAQGVIFTASKQVDAPGTTVSVYENWMKYYNRTSPNYGLIPNVGFLTGAGSDYAAFMHYLGITSMDISYYYDRSKTRARIYPAYHTAYDTFDYASTYIDPGFTSHQAVARTAGNVLLRLADSLLLPFNCTDYAESLQRYLSEAVTNFEDKLAAKGISMESLKKAVKLFSDTASKLDRLIRDTDLAKEAPLKVRQINDQLMLLDRAFLDPLAFPEQYGFRHVIWASRSSSVPTFPGLADAVEKAMSTGLKEDWDQAHKHISIVTQAITGAAHTLDDVI, encoded by the exons ATGATTAAGGAGGTGCTGTTGGGTGTCCTTGCAGCTGCTGTGACTCTTACTGTAGGTATTCTGCTGGGTCACTTCGCCATTGACAAGGGCAGTTCAGTGCCAGACTGGGTCCGGGATGCATCTCGTGATGTGGAtgaaagtattattaaaaaattcattgatgaactggaCACCAATGAGCTTAGAGAAAACCTCAG GGAGCTGACTAAGGTTCCTCACATGGCCACCACTGCTGGAGATGAAGGAACCGTACAGTTTTTGCTGAAGAGATGGCAGGACCCCGCCACAGGCTTGGACAATGCATGGAGGGAGGACTACAAGGTGTATCTGTCATTCCCAGACAAAACGAAGCCCAATAAAGTATCTGTTG CTAATCCAGAAAGCACAGTCCTGTTTACGGCAAGAGAGCGAGAGAAGCCGTACAAACCAGACCAGGAAGACCCAGAGGTGGTCCAGCCATACGCAGCCTATTCACCTGCAGGAAATGTCAAG GGAAAACTCGTCTATGCAAACCAAGGTAAAATGAGTGACTATGAGCTGTTAAACCGAACACTGGATCTGAGGGGAACCATTGCCATCACCAGATACGGAGGAGCAGGGAGATCTACTAAA GCTATAAATGCAGCCAAGTTCGGAGTTGTTGGGTTGCTGGTCTATACTGATCCATATGAAATGAATGATGGCCTGGCATCAGAAAGTGACACATACCCTCACTCCTGGTATCTTCCACCTACTGGCGTCGAGCGAGGCTCGTACAGCATTGACTTTGGAGACTTGTTAACACCTTACCTAGCTGCAAAGG ATGATACTTACCGAATACCAAAAGAAGACATAACAGGTATTCCGCCAATTCCAACACAGCCGATAGGGTTCGAGGATGCTGAAAGATTAATATG TGAGCTTGATGGGGACAATGCCCCTGATGACTGGCAAGGCTCACTTAACTGCACATACAAACTTGGTGGGCCAGGGTTCAAAGCCTCATCTTCCTTCAACAACAG CAATGTACATTTGGACATTTATAACACTGAGAGCTTGGAATTGTCAGCAAATGTTATGGGAGTAATTCGAGGCACCGTGGAGCCAG ACAGGTACGTGATTTATGGGAACCACAGGGACAGCTGGGTACACGGAGCCATTGACCCAAGCAGCGGCACAGCAGTAATGCTGGAAATCAGCAGAGTGCTGGGAAAGATGGTGAAAGAAG GGAAATGGCGGCCTCGGAGGTCTATTATCTTTGGCAGCTGGGGAGCTGAAGAATTTGGCCTTATTGGATCTGCAGAATACACAGAG GAGTATTTCAGTAAGCTGAGTGAACGCACTGTGGCGTACATCAACGTGGACATCTCAGTGTTTG CTAATGCAACTCTCAGGGCTTCTGCTTCTCCAGCGGCACAAGGTGTTATATTTACAGCCTCCAAACAG GTAGATGCACCTGGAACAACCGTATCAGTCTATGAGAACTGGATGAAATATTACAACAGAACCAGTCCAAATTATGGGCTTATACCAAA TGTGGGCTTTTTGACAGGAGCAGGAAGTGATTACGCTGCTTTTATGCACTACCTTGGAATAACGTCTATGGACATCTCCTATTATTATGACCGG AGTAAAACAAGAGCGCGAATCTACCCAGCCTACCACACAGCTTATGACACCTTTGACTATGCATCTACATACATTGATCCAG GTTTCACAAGTCACCAGGCAGTAGCGAGGACAGCAGGGAATGTTCTGCTGCGATTGGCTGACAGTCTTCTGCTGCCTTTCAACTGCACTGACTATGCAGAAAGTCTACAGCGGTACCTCAGTGAGGCAGTTACAAACTTTGAGGATAAACTTGCGGCTAAAGGAATCTCTATGG AATCCCTGAAGAAAGCTGTGAAGTTATTCAGTGACACAGCCAGCAAACTGGACCGTCTGATCAGGGATACAGATCTTGCAAAAGAAGC GCCCCTGAAGGTTCGCCAAATTAATGACCAGCTCATGCTGCTGGACAGAGCTTTCCTTGACCCTTTAGCATTCCCAGAACAATATGGTTTCAG GCATGTGATATGGGCATCGAGGTCATCAAGCGTGCCCACCTTCCCCGGCCTAGCAGATGCAGTAGAGAAGGCTATGAGCACCGGGCTGAAGGAAGACTGGGATCAGGCTCATAAACACATATCCATCGTCACACAGGCCATCACAGGAGCTGCACACACACTGGATGATGTGATTTAA